Proteins found in one Chrysiogenes arsenatis DSM 11915 genomic segment:
- the lpxD gene encoding UDP-3-O-(3-hydroxymyristoyl)glucosamine N-acyltransferase: MKSTLIELAHYVGGVLHGDDAPISGVREIQHAVQGDLAFISNAKYQKYLTSTHASGVLVSQVDPNAAVSQIVVPNPYFAFARALGHFFPAVHPQALAPSWVHPEAVVDQSVTLHGAFVDAGATIGAGSYLYPGVYVGMGASVGVNCVLYPNVCLAHGCSVGNRVIVHAGAVIGSDGFGYATNAGVHHKIPQVGVVVVEDDVEIGANTTIDRAALGTTRIGNGSKIDNLVQVGHNVTLGQGCILAAHVGLSGSVTLGNYVVMGGQSATAGHLTITDRVIIAGRGGATRNIDKPGTYAGFPLKPHKEWQKEVVELRNLSELRRRIAALEAQINSLVKDDE; the protein is encoded by the coding sequence GTGAAATCTACCCTGATCGAGTTAGCACATTATGTCGGTGGTGTGCTGCATGGTGACGATGCGCCTATTTCTGGTGTTCGGGAGATTCAGCATGCAGTGCAGGGCGACTTAGCGTTCATTTCCAATGCAAAATACCAAAAATATCTTACTTCAACGCATGCTTCCGGGGTGTTGGTGTCGCAGGTCGACCCGAATGCCGCGGTTTCGCAAATCGTGGTGCCGAATCCCTACTTCGCGTTTGCGCGCGCGCTGGGGCATTTTTTTCCGGCAGTTCATCCGCAAGCGTTGGCTCCGTCATGGGTGCACCCTGAGGCTGTTGTTGATCAAAGTGTCACGCTTCATGGTGCTTTTGTTGATGCCGGTGCCACTATTGGTGCGGGGAGCTATCTCTACCCAGGTGTGTATGTGGGGATGGGGGCGTCTGTCGGTGTGAATTGTGTGCTGTACCCGAACGTTTGTCTTGCTCATGGATGCTCGGTGGGCAATCGTGTCATTGTCCATGCGGGGGCGGTGATTGGTTCGGATGGTTTTGGTTATGCCACCAATGCCGGAGTGCACCATAAGATCCCTCAGGTAGGGGTTGTGGTGGTGGAAGATGATGTGGAAATCGGTGCGAATACAACGATAGATCGTGCGGCGTTGGGTACGACACGCATCGGTAATGGGTCGAAAATCGATAACTTGGTGCAGGTTGGGCATAATGTAACGCTGGGTCAAGGGTGTATTTTGGCGGCACATGTTGGTCTTTCGGGGTCGGTAACGCTTGGGAATTATGTGGTGATGGGTGGTCAGTCGGCGACGGCGGGGCATTTGACGATTACCGACCGAGTGATTATCGCTGGTCGCGGTGGCGCAACGCGCAACATTGATAAACCTGGAACCTACGCGGGATTTCCTCTAAAACCGCATAAAGAATGGCAAAAAGAGGTGGTGGAGTTGCGCAATCTAAGCGAGCTGCGTCGCCGTATTGCTGCCCTTGAGGCGCAGATAAACTCTTTGGTAAAGGACGATGAATGA
- the fabZ gene encoding 3-hydroxyacyl-ACP dehydratase FabZ: MMNITEIMRYLPHRYPFLLVDRILELDEMHVLARKNVTINEQFFQGHFPGVPIMPGVLIIEAMAQAGGVLAIKTLENEGVDIRGKLIYFMTIDNAKFRRPVVPGDTLTFRITMENRKRNIMKQRGEAYVDDVLVCEAEFKAMVQESPTQG; this comes from the coding sequence ATGATGAATATAACCGAAATCATGCGCTACTTACCGCACCGCTACCCTTTCTTGCTGGTCGATAGAATTCTGGAGCTTGATGAGATGCATGTGCTGGCACGCAAAAACGTTACCATCAACGAACAGTTTTTTCAGGGGCATTTCCCTGGAGTTCCGATCATGCCTGGGGTTTTAATTATTGAAGCAATGGCGCAGGCGGGTGGTGTGTTGGCCATTAAAACACTCGAAAATGAAGGTGTCGATATTCGGGGCAAGCTTATCTACTTTATGACGATCGATAATGCTAAATTCCGCCGTCCGGTTGTGCCGGGTGACACCTTAACGTTTCGTATTACGATGGAGAATCGCAAACGCAATATTATGAAGCAGCGCGGCGAGGCGTACGTTGATGATGTGTTGGTGTGTGAAGCGGAATTTAAAGCAATGGTACAGGAAAGCCCCACGCAAGGATAA
- the xseB gene encoding exodeoxyribonuclease VII small subunit produces the protein MKFEDKIARLEALSLQMEQGEIPLEESLTLYEEGMRLLNECEAQLQDAQGKIQLIKDGRAQAYTPPHTSDEGR, from the coding sequence ATGAAATTTGAGGACAAAATCGCGCGGCTGGAAGCGCTCTCTTTGCAAATGGAGCAGGGGGAAATTCCGCTTGAAGAATCGCTGACGCTGTACGAAGAAGGGATGCGTCTGCTGAACGAATGCGAAGCGCAGTTGCAGGACGCCCAAGGGAAAATTCAATTGATTAAAGATGGTCGCGCGCAAGCCTATACTCCACCACATACTTCAGATGAGGGGCGGTAA
- the lpxA gene encoding acyl-ACP--UDP-N-acetylglucosamine O-acyltransferase yields the protein MNIHSTAIVSPQATLGDVVIGPYCVIGDHVTIGDGTVLHSHVVVKGHTTIGRENEFFSFSSIGEIPQDLKYRNEPTTLTIGNNNKIREFVTMNTGTVGGGGTTSLGDNNLLMAYVHVAHDCLIGNDNVLANGVTFAGHVIVHDRTVVGGLCAIHQFVTLGEGCMIGGGSMVAQDILPFIIAQGDRAGAVTINTVGLERRGYDKKEIELAKKGFRIIFRSGKSREEAIEDLLALDNTSYVIQKMVHFYRSSERGLARCRKKE from the coding sequence ATGAATATTCATTCAACTGCTATAGTCTCTCCGCAAGCAACGCTCGGTGATGTGGTTATCGGGCCGTATTGTGTTATTGGTGATCATGTAACTATCGGTGATGGTACGGTGTTGCACTCACACGTCGTCGTGAAAGGGCATACGACTATTGGTCGGGAAAACGAATTTTTCAGCTTCTCTTCGATTGGCGAAATTCCACAAGATTTGAAGTACCGCAATGAACCGACAACGCTGACTATTGGCAATAATAATAAAATCCGTGAGTTTGTTACGATGAATACCGGCACGGTTGGCGGTGGCGGGACGACGTCTCTGGGTGATAATAACCTGCTGATGGCCTATGTGCATGTTGCACACGATTGCCTGATTGGGAACGATAACGTGCTCGCCAATGGTGTGACGTTTGCTGGACATGTCATTGTTCATGACCGTACGGTGGTTGGTGGACTGTGCGCTATCCACCAATTTGTGACGCTTGGCGAAGGGTGTATGATCGGTGGTGGCTCGATGGTGGCACAGGATATTCTGCCGTTTATTATTGCGCAGGGTGATCGTGCTGGAGCCGTGACGATAAACACAGTAGGGCTGGAGCGCCGTGGTTATGATAAAAAGGAAATTGAGCTTGCAAAAAAAGGGTTTCGAATAATTTTCCGTTCTGGAAAGTCACGTGAAGAAGCGATAGAAGATTTATTGGCGCTTGATAACACATCCTATGTTATTCAGAAAATGGTTCACTTTTACCGTTCATCAGAAAGAGGGCTGGCTCGTTGCCGGAAAAAAGAGTAG
- a CDS encoding LpxI family protein — MPEKRVGIICGFGDFPSIVVRQYQKNGYQVFAVVLEGENHIGVAADANVAQVVPIEKVGRVIRFFRSHHVEELVFAGKVHKKVAFGKAITDFTALRLLGKMANYRDATMMEAIIAFLEQEGFTVAAQTRYLEPFLAPAGEICGRVTEDIRHEIAYGYQMARMMADHEIGQTVVVRKGSVVAVEALEGTDATIERAGTLVAGTIVVKAERPKQDNRFDTPAIGITTVQKAIDARCRAIGVEAGKIFLLQRPEIEALARKHKLVLYGYTP, encoded by the coding sequence TTGCCGGAAAAAAGAGTAGGAATTATCTGCGGATTTGGCGATTTTCCTTCGATTGTGGTTCGTCAATATCAGAAAAATGGCTATCAGGTATTTGCCGTTGTTCTGGAGGGTGAAAATCATATTGGGGTAGCGGCGGACGCGAATGTGGCGCAGGTTGTTCCTATCGAAAAAGTGGGTCGTGTTATCCGCTTTTTTCGTTCGCATCACGTTGAAGAGCTGGTATTCGCAGGAAAAGTTCATAAAAAAGTGGCCTTTGGTAAAGCCATTACCGATTTTACCGCGCTCAGGTTGCTGGGAAAAATGGCCAATTATCGTGATGCAACGATGATGGAAGCGATTATCGCTTTTCTGGAGCAGGAAGGTTTTACGGTAGCAGCACAGACGCGATATTTAGAACCGTTTCTTGCGCCAGCCGGTGAAATCTGTGGTCGGGTGACGGAGGATATTCGCCATGAGATTGCCTATGGCTACCAAATGGCACGTATGATGGCCGATCACGAAATCGGTCAGACGGTTGTGGTGCGCAAAGGATCGGTCGTCGCTGTGGAAGCGCTGGAAGGAACCGATGCCACTATCGAGCGCGCTGGGACATTAGTTGCGGGTACCATAGTGGTGAAAGCGGAGCGCCCGAAACAGGATAACCGCTTTGATACGCCAGCGATTGGTATTACGACGGTGCAAAAGGCTATTGATGCGCGGTGCCGCGCGATTGGTGTGGAAGCAGGAAAGATTTTTTTATTGCAACGCCCTGAAATAGAGGCGTTGGCTCGTAAACATAAACTGGTACTGTATGGATATACTCCATGA
- the bamA gene encoding outer membrane protein assembly factor BamA: MHDVKKKSLCVLAALAIAAGSASAATIDAIEFQGLTSMSRQAFLDKISSRELQEFNPEALSQDIKSLYSLGYFDDITVKAEVINGKFTLVFQFVERPKIASFAVEGNDLLTTDKINEVIVVKPGTIYSPDEVTRIRATLRQMYDDKGVQDVVITEQSTFDERSRSYHLVMKVEEGKKAWIEDVVFDGATAFKRSAFYKVMELREKRWYSWITDRGIFAKNKAEIDAKRIEQLYFDHGYLEVSVQKPVFELQENGNYIVRYVINEGPQYTVTTIGFRGVGDLADEGKLRAAVPQAEGEIFSSAKVTKGIENLTRLFADLGYADAYVRPVDDINQARREVALVFDVRTGDPYTIGVVSVTGNEKTRDKVIRRQMRLLEGSQYSASAIDRSKRDLTNLNFFEDVRILERKGAPQEMDVTVDVTEKPTGLFSIGAGYSSVDHLVGTLSVTQGNLFGRGQYIKANVEAGSKKALYSVTFADPFIFDSKVSFSTSIYNQVREYDYYDDERWGVSFNFGRHLFEEVRGSIGYKFEEINITEIDYDRLAYYSYIEGKSTTSAITPSLSRNTFDNYMVPTKGNRSQVYLEWAGDPIGGDNNWYKAGVLHTTYYPLIKKFVGAVNVEMRTLDAHSGAAEVPEYERLYLGGINSLRGYRYDEVGPRNAIGKATGGYSSTLANFELLYPVNEDGTLRLVAFYDVGTLSEDPTPQFDGVKSSYGGGVRWVSPMGPLRLEWGKKISPEPGTATSRWDFTIGSMF; the protein is encoded by the coding sequence GTGCACGACGTTAAAAAGAAATCCCTCTGTGTTCTGGCGGCGCTGGCGATAGCGGCAGGGTCGGCATCGGCGGCGACAATTGATGCGATTGAATTTCAGGGGCTCACTTCGATGAGCCGTCAGGCTTTTCTCGATAAAATCTCTTCTCGTGAGCTTCAGGAGTTTAATCCAGAAGCGCTTTCTCAGGATATTAAGTCTTTGTATTCTTTAGGATATTTTGACGATATTACGGTAAAAGCCGAAGTCATTAACGGCAAATTTACGTTGGTTTTCCAATTTGTTGAGCGGCCAAAAATAGCAAGCTTCGCGGTTGAGGGCAACGATCTTCTGACAACGGATAAGATTAACGAAGTGATTGTGGTCAAGCCGGGGACGATTTATAGTCCAGATGAGGTTACTCGTATCCGCGCAACTCTGCGTCAGATGTACGACGACAAAGGTGTGCAGGATGTGGTGATTACGGAGCAGTCTACGTTTGACGAGCGTTCGCGGAGTTACCACTTGGTGATGAAGGTGGAAGAGGGGAAAAAGGCTTGGATCGAAGATGTCGTTTTTGATGGTGCTACGGCGTTTAAGCGGAGTGCTTTTTATAAGGTAATGGAGTTGCGTGAAAAGCGGTGGTATTCGTGGATCACTGATCGTGGGATTTTTGCCAAAAATAAGGCGGAAATTGATGCGAAGCGGATTGAGCAGCTCTACTTTGATCATGGTTACTTGGAAGTTTCGGTACAAAAGCCCGTTTTTGAGCTACAGGAAAATGGTAATTATATTGTCCGGTATGTGATCAACGAAGGGCCGCAGTATACGGTTACGACGATTGGCTTTCGTGGCGTAGGGGACTTGGCGGATGAAGGGAAGCTTCGTGCGGCGGTGCCTCAGGCAGAGGGCGAAATTTTTAGTTCGGCGAAGGTGACGAAGGGGATAGAAAATCTCACGCGTTTGTTTGCCGATCTTGGGTATGCCGATGCGTATGTCCGTCCGGTGGATGATATCAATCAGGCTCGTCGCGAAGTGGCGCTGGTGTTTGATGTCAGAACGGGCGATCCGTACACGATCGGTGTGGTGAGTGTTACGGGGAACGAAAAGACGCGCGATAAGGTTATTCGCCGTCAGATGCGTTTATTGGAAGGGAGTCAGTACAGTGCTTCCGCTATCGACCGTTCCAAGCGTGACTTAACGAATCTAAACTTTTTTGAAGATGTCCGGATACTGGAGCGCAAGGGTGCGCCGCAAGAGATGGATGTAACGGTTGATGTTACCGAAAAGCCAACAGGGCTTTTTTCTATTGGCGCGGGGTATAGTTCCGTCGATCACTTGGTGGGTACGCTGAGTGTGACACAGGGGAATTTGTTTGGACGTGGCCAGTATATCAAGGCGAATGTCGAAGCGGGGAGCAAGAAAGCACTCTATTCGGTGACGTTTGCCGATCCTTTCATTTTTGATAGTAAAGTAAGTTTTTCAACCTCGATTTATAATCAAGTCCGTGAATACGATTACTATGATGATGAGCGCTGGGGTGTTTCCTTTAACTTTGGTCGTCATCTTTTTGAAGAAGTTCGCGGGAGTATTGGCTACAAATTTGAAGAAATCAATATTACCGAAATAGATTATGATCGTCTTGCGTACTATTCATATATCGAAGGGAAATCGACAACCAGCGCGATTACCCCTTCTTTAAGCCGCAATACGTTTGATAATTATATGGTGCCGACCAAAGGGAATCGCTCACAGGTGTATTTAGAGTGGGCGGGGGATCCTATCGGTGGCGACAATAATTGGTACAAAGCTGGGGTGCTGCATACTACGTACTATCCACTGATAAAGAAATTTGTCGGCGCGGTAAATGTTGAAATGCGCACTCTTGATGCTCATTCGGGTGCAGCAGAAGTGCCGGAATACGAGCGGCTGTACTTGGGCGGAATCAATTCGCTCCGTGGGTATCGTTATGACGAAGTGGGGCCACGAAACGCTATTGGCAAGGCTACTGGCGGGTATTCGAGCACGCTGGCGAATTTTGAACTGCTCTATCCTGTGAATGAAGATGGAACACTCCGTTTAGTGGCTTTTTATGATGTGGGAACATTAAGTGAAGATCCTACACCGCAGTTCGATGGTGTAAAGTCCAGTTATGGTGGCGGGGTGCGTTGGGTAAGTCCGATGGGGCCTTTACGCCTTGAGTGGGGGAAAAAGATTTCTCCTGAGCCGGGGACGGCGACTTCTCGTTGGGACTTTACTATTGGTTCAATGTTTTAA
- the mtaB gene encoding tRNA (N(6)-L-threonylcarbamoyladenosine(37)-C(2))-methylthiotransferase MtaB, whose product MKSFYLKTLGCRLNQFESRMMAEELAAHHLTPADTPENADLIIVNSCTVTARADNKTLQYVRQMRHKNPAAKIALIGCMPQVAREKLLQMPEIDYILGNDEKNRIAEVILSNQRDQVTTLRTPSRLKLAVHASGNERVNLKIQDGCDNTCSYCLVTIARGPSRSIPLRQIHEKATEIAEQFPEIILSGVHIGTYGKDLPGTPTLAELVSLLLEIPTLNRLRLSSIEPTEIDAPLIELLQHPKLCKHLHIPLQSTHNIILERMNRHYTTQQAASVLEKIKQIDPNIKIGSDIITGFPGENDAIFAESFATLQTLPIDMLHVFPFSARPGTVAATLDGHVRHASITERAEILRDHSNKQQLAFDQSQIGTVRQVIFEADTGYLKGETDNYVSVVVPSNKSHKKVAWVKLCAPATQNAPLQGEFVP is encoded by the coding sequence GTGAAAAGCTTCTACCTCAAAACCCTTGGCTGTCGCCTGAACCAGTTTGAATCGCGCATGATGGCCGAAGAACTCGCCGCACATCACCTTACCCCTGCCGACACCCCCGAAAATGCCGACCTCATCATCGTCAACAGCTGCACCGTCACCGCCCGTGCCGACAACAAAACCCTGCAATACGTCCGGCAAATGCGCCACAAAAACCCCGCAGCCAAAATCGCACTGATCGGCTGCATGCCGCAAGTCGCGCGCGAAAAACTCCTGCAAATGCCAGAAATCGACTACATCCTTGGCAACGACGAAAAAAACCGCATCGCCGAAGTTATCCTGAGCAATCAGCGCGACCAAGTTACCACCCTGCGCACACCAAGCAGGCTGAAACTCGCCGTCCATGCCAGTGGCAATGAACGGGTCAACCTGAAAATACAAGACGGCTGCGACAACACCTGTAGCTACTGCCTTGTCACCATCGCCCGTGGCCCCAGCCGTTCCATCCCCCTGCGCCAGATCCACGAAAAAGCCACCGAAATAGCCGAACAATTTCCCGAAATCATCCTCAGCGGCGTCCATATCGGCACCTATGGCAAAGACCTCCCCGGCACACCAACACTTGCCGAACTCGTCAGCCTGCTCCTTGAAATCCCCACCCTCAACCGCCTGCGCCTTTCCAGCATCGAACCCACCGAAATCGATGCCCCCCTGATAGAGCTATTGCAGCACCCCAAACTCTGCAAACACCTACACATACCGCTGCAATCCACCCATAACATCATCCTCGAACGGATGAACCGCCACTACACAACCCAGCAAGCCGCCAGCGTTCTTGAAAAAATCAAACAGATCGACCCGAACATTAAAATAGGCAGCGACATCATCACCGGCTTTCCCGGAGAAAACGATGCCATCTTTGCCGAAAGCTTTGCCACCCTGCAAACCCTGCCCATAGACATGCTGCACGTCTTCCCATTCAGCGCACGCCCCGGCACCGTTGCCGCCACACTCGACGGACACGTGCGCCACGCCAGCATCACCGAACGCGCCGAAATACTGCGCGACCACAGCAATAAACAACAACTCGCCTTTGACCAGTCACAAATCGGCACCGTGCGACAAGTCATCTTTGAAGCCGACACCGGTTACCTCAAAGGCGAAACCGATAACTACGTCAGCGTTGTCGTCCCATCCAATAAAAGTCACAAAAAAGTCGCATGGGTAAAACTTTGCGCACCAGCAACGCAAAACGCTCCACTTCAGGGGGAATTTGTGCCATAG
- a CDS encoding OmpH family outer membrane protein encodes MKIAKSLLCAAALTTLVANMAPAQASNNCQLGFVDVQRAIDISKSGKFAVQKVRQDFEEKRQLIEQRKRDLAKMKETLDRVNPTQSEQERQRMQDDYNRQVRDLKQFIENSNVELENQERAYTNQIITELSTLIQDYGQKNNYCFIYELKTSGIIYGAKDRDMTDTIVNMYDEMKAKEGLGR; translated from the coding sequence ATGAAGATTGCGAAATCGCTTTTGTGTGCTGCGGCACTCACTACTTTAGTTGCGAATATGGCTCCGGCTCAGGCAAGTAATAATTGCCAATTGGGTTTTGTGGATGTACAGCGTGCGATTGATATTTCGAAATCAGGGAAGTTTGCGGTACAAAAGGTTCGTCAGGATTTTGAAGAGAAGCGTCAACTGATTGAGCAGCGCAAGCGAGATCTTGCCAAGATGAAGGAAACGCTCGACCGCGTCAACCCTACGCAGAGCGAGCAAGAGCGTCAGCGGATGCAAGATGATTATAATCGTCAAGTTCGCGATCTCAAACAGTTTATTGAAAACTCGAATGTCGAATTGGAAAATCAGGAACGGGCGTACACGAATCAGATTATTACTGAACTCAGTACGTTGATTCAGGATTATGGTCAGAAAAATAACTACTGCTTTATCTATGAATTAAAAACCAGTGGCATTATTTATGGTGCCAAAGATCGCGATATGACTGACACGATTGTCAATATGTATGATGAGATGAAAGCGAAAGAAGGTTTGGGTCGGTGA